From one Rosa rugosa chromosome 4, drRosRugo1.1, whole genome shotgun sequence genomic stretch:
- the LOC133743249 gene encoding indole-3-acetic acid-induced protein ARG7-like gives MGLRFPGIAKTTSIPKGFFAVYVGESQKKRFVIPISFLNHPLFLDLLSQAEEEFGYNHPMGGITIPCSEDTFLDLTSRLSV, from the coding sequence ATGGGTTTGCGTTTTCCTGGAATTGCTAAAACAACTTCAATCCCGAAAGGCTTTTTTGCAGTATATGTGGGAGAGAGTCAGAAGAAGCGATTTGTGATTCCAATCTCTTTTCTCAACCATCCTTTATTCCTGGATTTGTTGAGTCAAGCTGAAGAAGAATTTGGATACAATCATCCAATGGGCGGTATCACTATTCCTTGCAGTGAAGACACCTTCCTTGACCTTACTTCCCGCTTAAGTGTGTGA
- the LOC133706703 gene encoding SKP1-like protein 1A, with amino-acid sequence MSSKIDNPAETMSSNTENPAATTSSKKKIITLQSSDGEAFDIEEVVALESQTIKHMVEDDCVDNGVPLPNVTGVILAKVIEYCKKHVEERTAELKTWDREYIDVDQNVLFDLILAANYLNIKGLLDLACQQAADMIKGKTPEEIRKTFNIKNDFTPEEEEEIRKENQWAFE; translated from the coding sequence ATGTCGTCAAAAATTGACAACCCTGCAGAAACCATGTCATCAAACACCGAAAACCCTGCTGCAACCACATCatcgaagaagaagattatAACCCTGCAGAGCTCCGATGGAGAGGCTTTTGATATTGAAGAGGTGGTGGCCCTTGAATCGCAAACAATTAAGCACATGGTGGAGGATGACTGCGTCGACAATGGCGTCCCTCTGCCGAATGTGACAGGTGTCATTCTAGCCAAGGTTATTGAGTATTGCAAGAAGCACGTAGAGGAGCGGACCGCCGAGCTCAAGACTTGGGACCGTGAGTACATCGACGTCGACCAGAACGTACTCTTTGATCTCATATTGGCAGCCAACTATCTGAATATAAAAGGGCTGCTGGACTTGGCTTGCCAGCAAGCGGCGGACATGATCAAGGGAAAGACTCCGGAGGAGATTCGCAAAACTTTCAACATCAAGAATGACTTCACTcctgaggaagaagaggagattCGGAAGGAGAACCAATGGGCATTTGAGTGA
- the LOC133744066 gene encoding signal recognition particle 14 kDa protein — MVLLQPDPFLNELTSMFEKSTEKGSVWVTFKRSSLKSKVQRNKMKTAGQAIDYRCLIRATYGNKTISTSVGAKEHQRFQASYATVLKAHMTALKKRERKDKKKTAEKKKGGAKKVKTEPMVIA, encoded by the exons ATG GTTCTTTTACAGCCAGATCCGTTCCTTAATGAACTTACCAGCATGTTTGAGAAAAGCACTGAGAAGGGGTCTGTTTGGGTTACCTTCAAAAGAT CATCTTTGAAGTCCAAGGTACAGAGGAATAAAATGAAAACTGCTGGTCAAGCAATTGACTACAGATGCCTTATCCGTGCAACATATGGGAACAAGACAATTTCTACTTCG GTTGGAGCAAAGGAACATCAGCGATTTCAAGCTTCTTATGCAACTGTCCTTAAGGCTCACATGACTGCTCTAAAGAAGCGGGAGAGGAAGGATAAGAAAAAGACTGCGGAGAAGAAAAAAGGGGGTGCAAAGAAGGTCAAGACAGAGCCCATGGTCATAGCCTAA
- the LOC133706877 gene encoding uncharacterized protein LOC133706877, which translates to MNDGRNNQADESPVRKTRRGRGGRGGGGGVREQHHPSLQIDDALKLNDLQSPLTCQPQTHEPTTTSTPRNHRNPRSASRNRGAHVFKPRFVKKSELGSSSSSNGQLGSSSSNEQQQVGSLNDEVGSLSIGEGESGQQAKQEEEKHEEKRVVASVENAAEVSECGKGEDDDAVTRLEELQRGVEEPELSEEQLRINDQAQEDELLAMESIFGDNVFILERQRGLRCFQIHIHNEAPGEIAVSTKLNSSSDLKSTSSSSDDFSYSFTVQHLPPIMLTCALPKSYPSHQPPYFTLSVQWLDSVKISNLCSMLDSLWMDQQGQEVIYQWVEWLQSSSLSHLGFNKEIMLGPYGIRDAGDRRALTGSVSPDADIPFLRSYNNDRLHENFRNSLQECCICFTEYAGAEFVRLPCKHFFCWKCMKTYSDMHVKEGTITKLNCPDAKCQGMIPPGLLKRLLGDEEFERWESLMLEKTLQSMSDIVSCPRCKTPCIEDEDDHAQCSKCFFSFCTLCLERRHVGVQCMTPEMKLRILQERQNFSQSGDEQKRREKEMINEILSVREILSDAKQCPACNMAISRVEGCNKMVCENCGQYFCYNCGSGITGYDHFRDGQCELFPQETIQNWQAQMNFRQNLGQIHAQQVAELVAQQVAVHGQLCPSCGQFNAKFNNNNHISCWACQHHFCYLCKETVRRSSQHYGPKGCKQHTPG; encoded by the exons ATGAACGACGGACGTAATAACCAGGCGGACGAGTCTCCGGTGAGAAAGACCAGAAGAGGACgcggaggaagaggaggaggaggaggagtacGGGAACAACACCACCCTTCTCTCCAAATCGACGATGCATTAAAACTCAACGATCTTCAGTCACCTTTGACTTGTCAGCCTCAGACTCATGAACCCACCACCACTTCCACACCCAGAAACCACAGAAATCCGAGGTCGGCATCCAGGAATCGAGGTGCCCATGTATTCAAACCTCGGTTTGTCAAGAAATCTGAGttgggttcttcttcttcttcgaatgGCCAACtgggttcttcttcttcgaatGAGCAACAGCAAGTGGGTTCTTTGAATGATGAGGTGGGGTCTCTGAGTATTGGTGAAGGAGAAAGTGGGCAGCAAGcgaaacaagaagaagaaaaacatgaAGAAAAGAGAGTTGTGGCTAGTGTAGAGAATGCTGCTGAGGTGTCTGAGTGTGGGAAAGGGGAGGATGATGATGCTGTGACAAGATTGGAAGAGCTGCAGCGCGGTGTCGAAGAGCCGGAGTTGTCAGAAGAGCAGCTGAGGATCAATGATCAAGCTCAGGAGGATGAG TTGCTTGCTATGGAGTCCATTTTCGGAGACAACGTTTTCATCCTTGAAAGACAACGAGGCCTTCGATGTTTTCAG ATTCATATACACAATGAAGCTCCTGGTGAAATTGCTGTTTCTACTAAGTTGAATTCATCTAGTGACCTTAAGTCCACAAGTAGTAGTTCTGATGACTTCTCATACTCCTTCACAGTCCAGCATCTTCCACCAATTATGTTGACATGTGCGTTACCCAAATCATACCCAAGCCACCAACCACCTTATTTCACACTATCTGTTCAATGGTTGGATTCTGTTAAAATTTCCAATTTGTGTTCCATGCTGGACTCATTATGGATGGACCAACAAGGACAGGAGGTTATATACCAATGGGTGGAATGGCTACAAAGTTCTTCTCTTTCTCATCTTGGGTTTAATAAGGAAATAATGCTTGGTCCTTATGGTATTAGAGATGCTGGAGATAGACGTGCACTCACAGGAAGTGTATCCCCGGATGCAGATATTCCTTTTCTTCGAAGTTACAATAATGATAGACTCCATGAGAACTTCCGCAATAGTTTGCAGGAATGCTGCATCTGTTTTACTGAGTATGCAG GCGCTGAGTTTGTCAGGCTGCCTTGCAAGCATTTCTTCTGTTGGAAATGCATGAAGACTTATTCTGACATGCATGTCAAGGAAGGTACCATCACCAAATTGAACTGTCCTGATGCAAAATGTCAGGGTATGATCCCGCCAGGTTTGCTAAAACGATTGCTTGGCGATGAAGAGTTTGAACGTTGGGAGTCCTTGATGTTAGAAAAAACACTCCAGTCAATGTCTGATATTGTGTCTTGTCCAAGATGTAAAACACCCTGcatagaagatgaagatgatcatGCGCAATGCTCAAAGTGCTTCTTTAGCTTCTGTACACTTTGCTTGGAGCGGCGCCATGTGGGTGTTCAATGTATGACACCAGAAATGAAGCTCCGTATCCTCCAG GAACGTCAAAACTTCAGTCAGTCAGGCGATGAGCAAAAGcggagagaaaaagaaatgatcaatgaGATCCTCAGTGTGAGAGAAATACTTAGCGATGCAAAGCAATGCCCGGCTTGCAACATGGCAATATCCCGAGTTGAAGGTTGCAACAAGATGGTGTGTGAAAATTGTGGGCAGTACTTCTGCTACAACTGTGGAAGCGGAATAACTGGATATGATCATTTCAG GGATGGGCAATGTGAACTGTTCCCCCAAGAAACAATTCAGAACTGGCAGGCACAGATGAATTTTCGCCAGAATTTGGGTCAGATACATGCTCAACAGGTCGCTGAACTGGTTGCCCAGCAGGTAGCTGTACACGGACAATTATGTCCCAGTTGTGGTCAGTTTAATGCAAAG TTTAACAATAACAATCATATATCTTGCTGGGCATGCCAACACCACTTTTGCTACTTATGCAAAGAGACCGTGAGGCGAAGCTCTCAGCATTATGGACCGAAGGGTTGCAAACAACACACACCAGGATAG
- the LOC133706878 gene encoding E3 ubiquitin-protein ligase COP1 — MEECSTGALVPAVKVEPILSSIGGSVDPCSSDLGRLMEEKGMSEVDKDLLCPICMQIVKDAFLTACGHSFCYMCIITHLSNKSDCPCCAQSLSKNQLFPNFLLDKLLKKTSAQQISKSASPVEHFRQALQQGCEVSIKELDTLLALLAEKKRKMEQEEAERNMQILLDFLNCLRKQKVQELNEVQSHLQFLKEDVSVVERRRMDLYRARDRYSVRQRMLGGDDSVNGARNSRPSSIDNNTSALRVRGGTSSWNIQGRGLQRNDALSASDSQYVNQSGLAVARKKRVHALFDELQECYLQKRRQMNQPYSQLERDRTVIPREGYSTGLADFQSVLTTLTRYSRMRVIAELRHEDLFHSANIVSSIEFDRDYELFATAGVSKCIKVFDFSSVVNDPADMHTAVVEMPTRSKLSCLSWNKFTKNHIASTDYEGIVTVWDVDTRQSVMEYEEHEKRAWSVDFSCTEPSMLVSGSDDCKVKVWCTRQEASVLNIDMKANICCVKYNPGSSNCIAVGSADHHIHYYDLRNVSQPLHVFTGHRKAVSYVKFLSNYELASASTDSTLRLWNVKDNIPVRTFKGHTNEKNFVGLTVNSEYIACGSETNEVFVYHKEISKPVTWHRFGSPDMEDTEDDAGSYFISAVCWKSDSPTMLTANSQGTIKVLVLAA, encoded by the exons ATGGAGGAGTGTTCAACTGGGGCTCTAGTCCCGGCAGTGAAAGTGGAACCAATTCTATCAAGCATCGGGGGTTCGGTGGATCCATGCAGCAGTGACTTGGGTCGTCTGATGGAGGAGAAAGGAATGTCAGAGGTGGACAAGGATTTGCTGTGTCCAATTTGCATGCAGATTGTAAAGGACGCATTCCTCACAGCGTGCGGCCATAGCTTCTGCTATATGTGCATCATCACCCACCTTAGCAACAAGAGTGACTGCCCTTGCTGTGCCCAATCTCTCAGCAAAAACCAACTATTCCCCAATTTCTTACTGGACAAG CTTCTGAAGAAGACTTCAGCTCAACAGATTTCAAAAAGCGCATCCCCTGTGGAACATTTTCGTCAGGCATTGCAGCAG GGCTGTGAAGTGTCCATCAAGGAGCTAGACACCCTATTGGCACTCCTtgcagagaagaagaggaaaatggAACAAGAAGAAGCCGAGAGAAATATGCAAATATTGCTTGACTTCTTGAATTGCCTAAGGAAGCAGAAAGTTCAAGAGCTTAATGAG GTACAGTCCCATCTTCAATTTCTCAAAGAGGACGTAAGTGTAGTTGAGAGACGCAGAATGGACTTGTACCGTGCCAGGGATAGGTACTCTGTGAGGCAGCGGATGCTTGGAGGGGATGATTCTGTCAATGGTGCAAGAAATTCAAGGCCTTCCTCTATAGACAACAACACCAGTGCTCTCAGAGTACGAGGAGGAACGTCCTCTTGGAATATTCAGGGACGAGGACTGCAGAGAAATGATGCTTTAAGTGCATCAGACTCCCAGTATGTGAATCAATCAGGACTTGCTGTTGCCAGGAAAAAGCGGGTCCATGCATTG TTCGATGAGCTACAAGAGTGTTACCTGCAAAAGCGACGTCAGATGAACCAACCATATTCCCAGCTAGAACGGGACAGAACTGTAATACCCAGAGAAGGTTATAGTACAGGTCTTGCCGATTTTCAGTCAGTGCTTACTACGTTAACGCGCTACAG TCGAATGAGGGTCATTGCTGAACTTAGGCATGAGGATCTATTTCACTCGGCCAATATAGTATCAAG CATCGAATTTGACCGTGATTATGAGTTGTTCGCCACTGCTGGAGTTTCAAAGTGCATAAAAGTTTTTGACTTTTCCTCG GTTGTGAATGATCCAGCTGATATGCACACTGCTGTTGTTGAGATGCCTACACGATCAAAGCTAAGTTGCTTGAGCTGGAACAAGTTTACTAAAAACCATATAGCTAGTACTGATTATGAGGGAATAGTAACTGTCTGGGACGTAGATACTCGGCAG AGTGTCATGGAATATGAAGAGCATGAAAAACGTGCTTGGAGTGTTGATTTTTCATGCACAGAACCCTCGATGCTTGTATCCGGTAGTGATGATTGTAAG GTAAAGGTTTGGTGCACAAGGCAGGAAGCTAGTGTTCTTAACATTGACATGAAAGCAAACATATGTTGCGTGAAGTATAATCCTGGATCTAGCAACTGCATTGCG GTTGGTTCGGCAGATCATCACATTCACTATTATGATTTAAGAAATGTGAGTCAACCACTGCATGTGTTTACTGGGCACAGGAAAGCAGTTTCCTATGTGAAATTCTTGTCAAACTATGAGCTTGCGTCTGCATCTACTGATAGCACGTTGCGGTTATGGAATGTGAAGGATAATATTCCA GTTCGTACTTTTAAAGGTCACACAAATGAGAAGAACTTCGTAGGTCTTACGGTAAACAGTGAATACATCGCATGTGGCAGTGAAACAAATGAAGTGTTCGTGTATCATAAG GAAATTTCTAAACCTGTGACTTGGCACAGATTTGGGTCACCTGATATGGAAGACACCGAAGATGATGCAGGGTCTTACTTCATCAGTGCTGTATGTTGGAAGAGTGATAGCCCTACAATGCTAACTGCTAACAGTCAGGGAACCATTAAGGTCCTCGTTCTTGCAGCTTAA